One stretch of Qipengyuania gelatinilytica DNA includes these proteins:
- a CDS encoding autotransporter assembly complex protein TamA has protein sequence MPAAAQDRDAPETLGDLIPDSAVDNAEDWASQGTDAQDDTVGDAVPEPDTPIESPQGFSLPWPEDIEIDGVEPLEPEGDIEFADLDLGRAQVDIEQAETERLADNLVLGFPQSEPPFSERGDFVERFSALSTIEGLENEDASVAQLAARAREDEELLGDLLRVYGYYDGQIIRSIGALQPGEDVATETPTVRFDVIPGNRYRYGTINLGNLDAAPDYEELRASFGIYSGDYLQSDTIVQEQFSLDRKLGETGYAFAKIDEPQLLIDHEREEGDLILDVEPGGKYVFGGVVSSDPKFLSGRHLGSIARFQEGDVYQRSLSLDLRRAVTATGLVSSVSVTPREVTPPQGDQPGVVEMDVDLERAKLRTIAGAIGYGSEEGFRLQASWEHRNLFPPEGSLRLRAILGTQEQLGGVTFRKNNFGGRDKVLTLDAYASAQDTVAYDANTVALTGTYERLSTLLFQKPFSWSLGATVLASDERNRVIGGVPRPRQTYLVAALSGRAQIDTTDSLLDPTQGFRVAGFVSPTTSRTEGDQYYYLANQADASYYQSVGSNIVAAGRFRYASIVGAPIFAIPPSRRLYAGGGGSVRGYGYQAIGPKNDFGEPTGGRNLVEASVEARIGTGFFDGAVSVVPFFDLGAVSIEETPDFRFVKYGAGVGLRYDTGFGPLRLDVGFPLNPDPEDAPVAVYVSLGQAF, from the coding sequence ATGCCTGCTGCTGCGCAGGATCGCGATGCGCCCGAGACGCTCGGAGATCTCATTCCCGATAGTGCGGTCGACAATGCCGAGGACTGGGCTTCGCAGGGTACGGACGCGCAGGACGATACCGTGGGAGACGCAGTCCCCGAACCCGACACGCCGATCGAGAGCCCGCAGGGATTTTCGCTTCCCTGGCCCGAGGACATCGAGATCGACGGCGTAGAGCCGCTCGAACCGGAAGGGGATATCGAGTTCGCCGATCTCGATCTTGGCCGTGCGCAGGTCGATATCGAGCAGGCCGAAACCGAACGGCTCGCCGACAATTTGGTGCTTGGCTTTCCGCAAAGCGAACCGCCGTTCTCCGAACGCGGTGATTTCGTCGAACGGTTTTCCGCCCTTTCGACGATCGAAGGGTTGGAAAACGAGGATGCGAGCGTCGCCCAGCTCGCCGCTCGCGCGCGGGAGGACGAGGAGCTCCTCGGCGATCTCCTGCGTGTCTACGGATATTACGACGGGCAGATCATCCGCTCTATCGGCGCGCTCCAGCCCGGAGAGGACGTCGCCACCGAGACACCGACGGTGCGCTTCGATGTCATTCCGGGCAACCGCTATCGCTACGGGACGATCAATCTCGGCAATCTCGACGCTGCGCCCGATTATGAGGAATTGCGCGCTTCCTTCGGAATATATTCGGGCGACTATTTGCAAAGCGATACGATCGTGCAGGAGCAATTCTCGCTAGATCGCAAGCTGGGCGAGACCGGTTATGCATTCGCCAAGATCGACGAGCCCCAGCTCCTGATCGATCACGAACGCGAGGAAGGCGATCTTATACTAGATGTCGAACCGGGCGGCAAGTATGTGTTCGGCGGTGTCGTCAGCAGCGATCCGAAGTTCCTTTCGGGCCGGCACCTGGGCTCCATCGCGCGTTTCCAGGAAGGCGACGTCTATCAGCGCAGCCTCTCGCTGGACCTTCGCCGTGCCGTGACCGCCACGGGTCTCGTTTCCTCGGTCAGCGTCACCCCGCGCGAGGTTACCCCGCCGCAAGGCGATCAGCCCGGCGTCGTCGAGATGGACGTCGATCTGGAGCGGGCCAAGCTGCGCACCATCGCCGGTGCGATCGGTTACGGTTCGGAAGAGGGCTTCCGCCTCCAGGCAAGCTGGGAGCATCGCAACCTCTTCCCGCCCGAGGGCTCGCTCAGGCTGCGCGCAATCCTCGGTACGCAGGAGCAGCTGGGCGGTGTCACCTTCCGCAAGAACAATTTCGGCGGCCGCGACAAGGTTCTCACACTCGACGCCTATGCCTCGGCGCAGGACACCGTCGCCTATGATGCCAACACCGTCGCCCTGACCGGCACCTACGAGCGGCTCTCGACGCTCCTGTTCCAAAAACCCTTCAGCTGGTCGCTAGGGGCGACGGTCCTTGCCTCGGACGAACGCAATCGCGTGATCGGAGGCGTGCCGAGGCCGCGCCAGACCTATCTCGTTGCGGCCCTGTCCGGCCGCGCACAGATCGATACGACCGACTCGCTGCTCGATCCCACGCAAGGGTTCAGGGTGGCGGGCTTCGTTTCTCCCACGACCTCGCGCACTGAGGGCGATCAGTACTATTACCTCGCGAACCAGGCCGACGCCTCCTATTACCAGTCGGTCGGTTCAAATATCGTCGCAGCCGGACGCTTTCGCTATGCGAGCATCGTCGGCGCGCCGATCTTTGCGATCCCGCCGTCGCGCAGGCTCTATGCTGGCGGAGGCGGTTCTGTCCGCGGTTACGGCTATCAGGCGATCGGTCCCAAGAACGACTTCGGCGAGCCCACTGGCGGACGCAATCTCGTGGAAGCCTCGGTGGAAGCGCGCATCGGTACGGGCTTTTTTGACGGCGCAGTATCGGTCGTCCCGTTCTTCGATCTCGGCGCGGTGTCGATCGAGGAAACACCCGATTTCCGTTTCGTGAAATACGGCGCCGGCGTGGGCCTGCGCTATGACACCGGCTTCGGCCCGCTGCGCCTCGACGTCGGTTTCCCGCTCAATCCGGATCCCGAAGATGCGCCGGTGGCAGTCTATGTTTCGCTGGGACAGGCATTCTGA